Proteins co-encoded in one Cupriavidus metallidurans CH34 genomic window:
- a CDS encoding RrF2 family transcriptional regulator — protein sequence MRFDTRLARLLHVLVHMHLRGGSTTSENIALMLHTNPVVVRRTMAALRDAGYVQSTGGRGGGWDLARDLEDFTVKDVYVAIAHTALFALGPADDNPACPVEAAVNRHINEALSSAEMTMLRFFGEKRLAEIARDATSSISGKPSGQV from the coding sequence ATGCGATTCGACACCCGATTGGCCCGACTCCTGCACGTTCTGGTGCACATGCATCTACGCGGTGGTTCAACCACGTCTGAGAACATTGCATTGATGCTGCACACCAACCCAGTTGTGGTTCGAAGAACGATGGCGGCGCTGCGCGATGCAGGTTACGTCCAATCCACGGGTGGACGAGGGGGCGGATGGGACCTTGCGAGAGACCTTGAGGACTTCACGGTAAAGGATGTCTACGTGGCGATTGCACACACCGCGCTTTTCGCACTCGGCCCTGCTGACGACAACCCGGCATGCCCGGTAGAGGCTGCGGTGAATCGCCACATCAATGAGGCACTGAGTTCTGCGGAGATGACGATGCTTCGGTTTTTTGGAGAGAAGCGCCTGGCCGAAATCGCCCGAGATGCTACCTCGTCGATATCAGGGAAACCCAGTGGCCAGGTCTAA
- a CDS encoding 4Fe-4S dicluster domain-containing protein — MIELISESRCTGCNICVRVCPVNVFDAVPQAAPTIARQADCQTCFMCEAWCPEDAMFVSPNAEASTGVSEQSLVREELLGSYRKNIGWNRGFPEKRGVDDSYQLLSMPGAR, encoded by the coding sequence ATGATCGAACTCATTAGCGAAAGCCGCTGCACTGGCTGCAACATCTGCGTCCGCGTCTGCCCGGTCAACGTGTTCGATGCCGTGCCTCAGGCCGCACCGACCATTGCCCGACAGGCCGACTGCCAGACCTGCTTCATGTGCGAGGCCTGGTGCCCGGAGGATGCCATGTTCGTCTCTCCCAACGCCGAGGCTTCGACCGGCGTGAGCGAGCAATCGCTGGTGCGCGAGGAACTGCTGGGGAGCTACCGCAAAAACATTGGCTGGAATCGCGGATTTCCGGAGAAACGGGGCGTAGACGACTCATATCAACTCCTCAGTATGCCGGGTGCCCGCTGA
- a CDS encoding ABC transporter permease, which yields MSFPSIAQPELGAEGRRQGGAAATVADTVSLAERFQQDSERQERSRRRGRIALNLLGVALFLLAWEAIPHVFEWINPALFPPPSKVLEAAIPLIRSGELFGHIGMSLLRAISGFVIALVLGISVGVLTARIPLLQYVSEPVLHGFRSVPSLAVVPLAVLWFGIGEAPKVALIAWGAFFPIWITTFIGVRDTNVVYLRSAASLGAGRLQQLFLVVLPAALPFILAGVRQALAVSLVVLVAAELSGSTQGIAYMMSLGHQLFQVEIMFIGLVLLGVFGFLADRLFLLVTRKLFPWYHTVS from the coding sequence ATGAGTTTCCCGAGTATTGCGCAACCCGAACTGGGCGCGGAAGGCAGGCGTCAAGGTGGCGCGGCAGCCACAGTCGCCGACACGGTGTCGCTGGCCGAGCGATTCCAGCAAGATTCCGAACGACAGGAGCGAAGCCGGCGTCGCGGACGCATCGCGCTGAATCTGCTGGGCGTGGCCTTGTTTCTCCTCGCATGGGAGGCGATTCCGCATGTGTTCGAGTGGATCAATCCGGCGCTGTTTCCGCCGCCGTCCAAGGTGCTGGAGGCCGCTATCCCCTTGATTCGGTCAGGTGAACTCTTCGGGCACATCGGCATGAGCTTGTTGCGTGCCATATCAGGTTTTGTCATCGCTCTGGTGCTGGGCATTTCCGTGGGTGTGCTGACCGCACGCATTCCCTTGCTGCAGTATGTGAGTGAACCAGTGCTGCATGGCTTTCGCTCAGTGCCGTCGCTGGCCGTGGTCCCGCTGGCAGTGCTGTGGTTCGGCATAGGCGAGGCACCCAAGGTTGCGCTGATTGCCTGGGGAGCGTTCTTCCCGATCTGGATTACCACCTTCATTGGCGTGCGCGACACCAACGTGGTGTACCTTCGTTCGGCGGCTTCCCTGGGGGCGGGGCGGTTGCAGCAGCTGTTCCTCGTAGTACTGCCGGCGGCATTGCCATTTATTCTGGCCGGCGTCCGTCAGGCGCTTGCGGTGTCGCTGGTCGTGCTGGTTGCCGCGGAACTCTCCGGGTCGACACAGGGCATTGCCTACATGATGTCGCTGGGACATCAGCTCTTCCAGGTGGAGATCATGTTCATCGGACTCGTGCTGCTGGGCGTGTTCGGTTTCCTGGCGGATCGCTTGTTCCTTCTGGTGACGCGCAAGCTGTTCCCGTGGTATCACACGGTCAGCTAA
- a CDS encoding SDR family oxidoreductase, with product MPAQQQGTTTGRSGTVIGRSCEACSYRPVRRTILRSLAEGAAYKANAGASIVAALDGLARTLAVELAPIRVNVVSPGVVDSPTWDFLPSDARASVLHGIGAGLPVGRVGTASELAQAGRFLIANGFATGTVLQIDGGDVE from the coding sequence TTGCCAGCTCAGCAACAAGGGACTACTACGGGTCGGTCAGGCACTGTCATTGGGAGAAGCTGCGAAGCGTGCTCGTATCGACCGGTCCGTCGAACCATTCTGCGTTCACTGGCTGAAGGCGCCGCGTACAAGGCCAACGCAGGAGCCAGCATCGTGGCGGCGCTCGACGGACTGGCGCGAACGCTGGCCGTGGAGCTGGCACCGATTCGCGTCAACGTCGTCTCCCCGGGCGTGGTCGATTCCCCGACCTGGGACTTTCTGCCGTCCGACGCGCGCGCCAGTGTGCTACACGGCATCGGCGCGGGTCTTCCGGTCGGTCGCGTGGGTACTGCATCGGAACTCGCCCAGGCGGGCCGCTTCCTGATTGCCAACGGCTTCGCAACCGGCACCGTCCTGCAGATCGACGGCGGTGATGTGGAGTGA
- a CDS encoding amidohydrolase, translating to MGATRGLLVLHNGQIHTFDARHPRAHAIALRNGSVVALDDAAMALAQQAEAVRDLQGACVIPGFNDTHAHMEREGLKTLRPSLAQARSVADVLNVVRERARLTPKGQYIVTMPVGTPPYYFGGPAQLREARMPTREELDAAAPDHPVYIPAHFGNWGKPPGRAALNSLALRRNGLTPASQSRCVGVEIGLDAQGQLNGEIVEHNNRPTIEFDLLPDVPRFGFAERIQGLRISQRLYHAQGVTSIYEGHGSAPETISVYRRLWEEGELTMRTSLVVSPTWDNLTEAARAMRDWLAVARGRGLGDPWLRVSGVHLAYGGDAAVACCARQDLPNTGWSGFVEQAVTPADYRALCFLAAEHDLRVNTIVGDRLHEIVPVLREVDARFPLNGRRWVMQHIARARREDLLALKSLGILATTIPTYCLWKGGSAYLDETDGGNAVVPHATFEELGLTYALATDNIPYQPFFTLWVAARRQERVSGRTIGPGQALSLQQGLAAFTVAGARLTFDEDWKGPLYPGYAADLAVLSDDPFSQEPEEWKTLHSTLTIVGGRVVHEAEAA from the coding sequence ATGGGAGCGACACGAGGTCTGCTCGTCCTGCATAACGGGCAGATCCATACATTCGACGCCCGGCACCCGCGCGCCCACGCAATCGCGCTGCGCAACGGTAGCGTGGTGGCGCTGGATGACGCTGCCATGGCGCTCGCGCAGCAGGCCGAAGCCGTACGCGACCTACAAGGTGCGTGTGTCATTCCAGGCTTTAACGATACCCACGCGCACATGGAGCGAGAAGGGCTGAAGACGCTTCGCCCTTCGCTTGCACAGGCCCGCAGCGTGGCGGACGTGTTGAACGTCGTTCGCGAGCGGGCGCGATTGACGCCGAAAGGGCAGTACATCGTCACCATGCCGGTGGGTACGCCGCCTTACTACTTCGGCGGGCCCGCACAGTTGCGGGAGGCGCGCATGCCCACTCGCGAGGAGCTCGACGCAGCCGCACCGGATCACCCGGTCTACATTCCGGCGCACTTCGGCAACTGGGGCAAGCCGCCGGGACGCGCGGCACTCAACAGTCTGGCGCTGCGGAGGAACGGACTCACGCCTGCCAGTCAGTCACGCTGCGTCGGCGTGGAGATCGGGCTGGACGCACAGGGGCAACTGAACGGCGAGATCGTCGAACACAACAATCGCCCGACGATTGAGTTTGACTTGCTTCCGGATGTGCCCCGATTCGGCTTTGCCGAGCGGATTCAAGGGCTACGTATCTCACAGCGCCTTTATCATGCGCAGGGCGTCACCAGCATCTACGAAGGCCATGGCTCGGCGCCGGAGACAATCTCCGTGTATCGCCGGTTGTGGGAGGAGGGGGAGCTGACCATGCGCACCAGCCTGGTGGTGAGCCCAACGTGGGACAACCTGACTGAGGCGGCACGTGCGATGCGGGATTGGCTGGCAGTGGCCCGTGGGCGAGGTCTTGGTGACCCGTGGTTGCGCGTGAGCGGCGTCCATCTGGCCTATGGAGGTGACGCCGCCGTGGCCTGTTGCGCGCGGCAGGACTTGCCGAACACCGGATGGTCGGGCTTCGTCGAGCAGGCCGTGACGCCGGCAGACTATCGGGCCCTGTGTTTCCTCGCGGCCGAGCATGATTTGCGAGTCAACACCATTGTGGGCGATCGTCTGCATGAGATCGTTCCGGTGCTTCGCGAAGTGGACGCAAGATTTCCGCTGAACGGGCGCCGATGGGTGATGCAGCATATTGCCCGTGCGCGTCGCGAGGACTTGCTGGCGCTGAAATCGCTTGGCATTCTGGCCACCACTATTCCGACGTATTGCCTCTGGAAAGGTGGCAGCGCCTATCTCGACGAGACGGACGGTGGAAACGCCGTAGTGCCACATGCTACGTTCGAGGAGTTGGGGCTGACGTACGCCCTTGCGACCGACAACATCCCCTATCAGCCGTTTTTCACCCTCTGGGTGGCGGCACGCAGGCAGGAGCGCGTCAGTGGCCGTACCATCGGGCCCGGGCAGGCACTGTCTCTGCAACAGGGCCTGGCTGCGTTCACGGTGGCAGGTGCGCGGCTGACGTTCGACGAAGACTGGAAGGGGCCGCTCTATCCCGGCTACGCGGCCGATCTGGCAGTGCTGTCGGATGACCCGTTTTCGCAGGAGCCCGAAGAATGGAAGACATTGCACAGCACGCTCACCATCGTGGGAGGCCGGGTGGTGCATGAAGCCGAAGCGGCTTGA
- a CDS encoding fatty acid desaturase: protein MSLVTPVSTGPATKTIESAPTGKAKVPATDYSTSPAHSTRLPTPKRSSHAWDRYELPTIALAAVLYAAWAALVWWHASIPGPLLFLAGGYVAQLHFSLQHESIHAMRHLPIWLRTAVVWPPINLWLPYPFYNKGHSTHHINVHLTHPQKDTETAYHSPTQWQAMSVTWRAIYRANQILPVRLICGPFLRLVRLARNEYRCLIAGDFSRLKIWAIHALSATPLLYFALALAGMRWWEYLLYFVYPGMMLGQLRTFTEHRWGERPVERTAIVESNSIGGLLYLYNNLHYVHHLFPTLPWYHIPRYFRAHRAAVLHGNGGFYYRGYAEIARRFWRTSVFDPVHPRW from the coding sequence CACCAACGGGAAAGGCCAAAGTGCCGGCAACCGACTACAGCACATCGCCAGCCCACTCGACGCGGCTGCCCACGCCGAAACGCTCGTCGCATGCCTGGGACCGCTATGAACTTCCCACCATTGCACTGGCCGCCGTACTTTATGCCGCGTGGGCCGCGTTGGTCTGGTGGCACGCAAGCATCCCCGGGCCGCTGCTGTTCCTGGCGGGCGGCTATGTCGCGCAGCTCCATTTTTCCCTGCAGCACGAATCCATTCACGCCATGCGGCACCTGCCGATCTGGTTGCGTACTGCCGTAGTCTGGCCACCCATCAACCTGTGGCTACCGTATCCGTTCTATAACAAGGGACACAGCACGCACCACATCAATGTCCATCTCACCCATCCCCAGAAGGACACGGAAACCGCGTACCACAGCCCCACTCAATGGCAGGCAATGAGCGTCACATGGCGCGCGATCTATCGCGCCAATCAGATCCTGCCAGTGCGTTTGATATGCGGCCCCTTCCTGCGTCTGGTACGGCTCGCGCGCAATGAGTATCGGTGCCTGATTGCAGGCGATTTCAGTCGTCTGAAGATCTGGGCGATACATGCGTTGTCCGCGACGCCCTTGCTGTACTTCGCGCTGGCGCTGGCCGGCATGCGCTGGTGGGAGTACCTGCTGTACTTCGTCTATCCCGGCATGATGCTCGGTCAGCTCCGGACGTTCACCGAGCATCGCTGGGGTGAACGTCCAGTGGAACGCACGGCTATCGTGGAATCCAACAGCATTGGTGGCCTGCTTTACCTCTACAACAACCTCCACTACGTGCATCACCTGTTTCCCACACTGCCCTGGTATCACATCCCCCGTTATTTCCGCGCGCATCGCGCCGCAGTACTACACGGCAATGGCGGCTTCTACTACCGTGGCTATGCTGAGATCGCCAGGCGCTTCTGGCGCACCTCAGTCTTCGACCCGGTCCATCCGCGCTGGTAG
- a CDS encoding c-type cytochrome — MTDVRETRQAEAARAREHEDPHENQAPIPRYVLAMVAVLVAWGAWYIATAPINQAPELGDRRTLADLRGNAKGAGAKVDGAAIFQSRCVACHQSNGQGLPGVFPPLAGSEWVNGNESRVARIVLRGVTGKLTVKGAVYNGAMPAFADQLTDAEIAAVLTHVRVQWGNSASAISAEAVAASRADTAGMKGSFDGDAALGGSGG, encoded by the coding sequence ATGACCGATGTTCGGGAAACACGGCAGGCCGAGGCGGCGCGTGCGCGCGAGCATGAAGACCCGCATGAGAATCAGGCGCCCATTCCGCGCTATGTGCTGGCAATGGTTGCCGTTCTGGTGGCATGGGGGGCGTGGTACATCGCCACGGCTCCAATCAATCAGGCGCCTGAACTGGGCGATCGCCGCACGCTGGCGGACCTGCGCGGCAATGCGAAGGGCGCTGGAGCGAAGGTCGACGGCGCCGCAATCTTTCAGAGCCGCTGCGTGGCTTGCCACCAATCCAATGGACAAGGCTTGCCCGGCGTCTTTCCGCCCCTGGCCGGATCGGAATGGGTCAACGGTAACGAGTCCCGTGTCGCACGGATTGTATTGCGAGGCGTGACCGGCAAGCTGACCGTCAAGGGCGCGGTCTATAACGGGGCGATGCCGGCATTTGCCGACCAGCTTACCGATGCCGAGATCGCGGCCGTACTGACACATGTACGCGTCCAGTGGGGAAATAGTGCTTCGGCAATTTCGGCGGAAGCCGTTGCGGCATCGCGTGCCGACACTGCCGGAATGAAAGGATCCTTCGATGGCGACGCCGCGCTTGGCGGGTCCGGCGGCTAG
- a CDS encoding ABC transporter substrate-binding protein, giving the protein MSSVFEASYVNGGRRSLLRGIGAAAAGVSGVLPGLSLAQQREQATLATGSAGYTWALTAVAESAGYWKKRNVDLRVQDFTTGRDAMQALLGGSANFSTTTDTPLVFAVLQGLKPAVLANFSRYSYDMKIVASERSGIDPRNPASLRGKKIGTPAGTSGQYALAKYLEFAKLAPGDITQINIAPSDLVGALVRGDIDAFSWTALAGSAAQRQSGGKVVFLTQNGYEKYFRSHQLLLVNQATLSSRKPLLSDAVNALLDAENHIHTNAAWPEQVSSRVRSTPEEIRQFTSTFEFKVEFNKSFVEDLVSQAQWAIDNKLAPRPTGDLRELFRSVIHDETLKSINPSRVSLG; this is encoded by the coding sequence ATGAGTTCGGTCTTCGAGGCCTCCTACGTCAACGGAGGTCGACGTTCGCTGTTGCGGGGAATCGGCGCTGCGGCGGCAGGTGTTTCAGGCGTGCTGCCCGGTCTGTCGCTGGCGCAACAGCGCGAACAGGCGACGCTAGCCACAGGCAGTGCTGGCTACACGTGGGCCCTGACAGCGGTGGCCGAGAGCGCCGGCTACTGGAAGAAGCGCAATGTGGACCTGCGCGTCCAGGACTTCACGACGGGCCGTGACGCCATGCAGGCGTTGCTGGGTGGCTCGGCGAACTTTTCGACGACGACGGATACGCCACTGGTATTTGCCGTGCTGCAGGGCCTCAAGCCGGCGGTACTCGCGAACTTCAGCCGCTACTCGTATGACATGAAAATCGTCGCCAGCGAGCGCAGTGGGATTGATCCCAGGAACCCGGCAAGTCTCAGGGGAAAGAAGATTGGCACCCCCGCTGGCACGTCGGGCCAGTATGCGCTGGCGAAGTATCTGGAGTTCGCCAAACTGGCACCAGGTGACATCACGCAGATCAATATCGCGCCTTCGGACCTGGTAGGTGCGCTGGTACGCGGTGATATCGACGCATTCTCCTGGACGGCACTGGCTGGCAGTGCCGCACAGCGTCAGAGTGGCGGGAAGGTGGTGTTTCTCACCCAGAATGGCTACGAGAAGTACTTCCGTAGCCATCAGTTGCTGCTGGTCAATCAGGCCACGCTCAGCAGTCGAAAGCCCCTGCTGTCCGATGCAGTCAATGCCTTGCTTGATGCGGAGAACCATATCCACACCAACGCAGCCTGGCCGGAGCAGGTGTCGAGCCGCGTTCGCAGCACGCCAGAAGAGATCCGCCAGTTCACCTCTACGTTCGAGTTCAAGGTGGAGTTCAACAAAAGCTTCGTCGAAGATCTGGTCAGCCAGGCCCAATGGGCCATCGACAACAAGCTTGCCCCTCGTCCCACGGGCGATTTGCGGGAGCTGTTTCGCAGCGTGATCCACGACGAGACGTTGAAATCCATCAACCCGAGCCGTGTCAGTCTGGGGTGA
- a CDS encoding FAD-dependent oxidoreductase — MNQVKRTKSSSSTDTELEADVLVIGGGPAGTWAALEAVRNGATNVVLAEKGYCGSSGATAAAGTTVWYISPDEGKRETAMDSRYDMGGRLADYRWMERVLDRTWHGMNELADHGYPFPLDATGRSQRVSLQGPEYMRLMRKRVVQAGVKILDQSPALELLQADDGSVAGARGVHRQNGSQWRVRSKAVVIATGGCAFLSRALGCNVLTGDGLLMSAEVGAEMSGMEFSNAYAIAPESGSVTKTMFYNWASFTDEAGEVIPGAASKGGRSVIARELNRQKVYARLDKADEATRLAMRASQPNFFLPFDRQGIDPFTQRFSVTLRLEGTVRGTGGLRITSEDCATSVSGLYAAGDAATREPICGGFTGGGSHNAAWAISSGSWAGQGAARFALQRDTNQRSARGAGVAAISGAGRQTINPAALTRAVQDEVFPFDRNYFRHADVLAPSLGRLDDAWLGVRESAPAAVEQMLAAREAAAMLATARWMYASALARKESRGMHKRYDHLQLDPTQHHHIVSGGLDQVWARPLAYDTQGGPRSAQARAEQEGIAA, encoded by the coding sequence ATGAATCAGGTCAAGCGCACGAAATCCTCGTCATCCACAGATACCGAGTTGGAAGCTGATGTCCTGGTGATAGGCGGCGGTCCCGCAGGTACGTGGGCTGCACTGGAGGCCGTACGCAACGGCGCCACAAACGTCGTGCTGGCGGAGAAGGGATACTGCGGCTCTTCCGGAGCGACGGCGGCGGCAGGAACCACGGTGTGGTACATCTCGCCGGACGAAGGTAAACGCGAGACCGCCATGGACAGCCGCTACGACATGGGTGGTCGCCTGGCGGACTATCGTTGGATGGAACGCGTGCTGGACCGCACGTGGCATGGCATGAATGAGTTGGCCGATCACGGGTATCCATTCCCCCTCGATGCGACGGGCCGCTCACAGCGCGTGTCATTGCAGGGGCCCGAGTATATGCGGCTGATGCGCAAACGCGTGGTGCAGGCGGGCGTGAAGATTCTGGACCAAAGCCCCGCGCTGGAACTGCTGCAGGCTGACGATGGCAGCGTGGCTGGCGCGCGCGGTGTTCACCGCCAGAACGGCTCACAATGGCGAGTCAGGTCCAAAGCGGTCGTCATCGCCACCGGTGGCTGCGCGTTCCTGAGTCGTGCGCTCGGCTGCAATGTCCTCACTGGTGACGGATTGCTGATGAGTGCGGAAGTGGGTGCCGAGATGTCTGGCATGGAGTTCTCCAACGCCTATGCCATCGCGCCCGAAAGCGGCTCGGTTACCAAGACCATGTTCTACAACTGGGCCTCTTTCACCGATGAAGCTGGCGAGGTGATTCCCGGCGCCGCATCCAAAGGGGGGCGTAGCGTGATCGCGCGCGAGCTAAATCGGCAGAAGGTCTACGCCCGGTTGGACAAGGCCGATGAGGCGACACGTCTGGCCATGCGCGCCTCGCAGCCCAACTTCTTCCTGCCGTTCGACCGTCAGGGCATCGATCCTTTCACACAACGCTTTTCCGTCACGCTGCGTCTCGAAGGCACGGTACGCGGAACCGGCGGGTTGCGTATCACCAGCGAAGACTGCGCCACCAGCGTGTCCGGCCTGTATGCCGCCGGAGATGCTGCTACGCGCGAGCCCATCTGCGGCGGATTTACCGGAGGCGGCAGCCACAATGCAGCCTGGGCGATTTCCTCCGGCTCATGGGCCGGCCAAGGGGCGGCGAGGTTTGCACTCCAGCGCGACACCAACCAGCGCTCGGCGCGGGGCGCCGGTGTCGCGGCCATTTCTGGTGCCGGCCGCCAGACCATCAATCCTGCCGCGCTCACCCGAGCCGTGCAGGACGAGGTATTCCCATTCGACCGCAACTACTTTCGCCACGCCGACGTACTGGCACCTTCGCTCGGTCGTCTGGATGACGCGTGGCTCGGCGTGCGCGAGTCCGCGCCTGCGGCGGTGGAGCAGATGCTTGCCGCGCGCGAGGCAGCGGCCATGCTTGCCACTGCGCGCTGGATGTACGCCAGCGCCCTCGCCCGCAAGGAATCCCGCGGCATGCACAAGCGTTACGACCACTTGCAGCTGGATCCCACGCAGCACCACCATATCGTCAGCGGAGGATTGGACCAGGTCTGGGCCCGTCCGTTGGCCTATGACACTCAAGGTGGTCCGCGATCGGCGCAAGCCAGGGCCGAGCAGGAAGGTATTGCCGCATGA
- a CDS encoding alpha/beta fold hydrolase produces the protein MSAYRQNFIEANGIRLHVAEQGEGPLVLLCHGFPETSHAWRHQLAALAQAGFHAVAPDLRGYGLSDCPEGIGQYTTLDVVGDLVALVGVLGESEGVIVGNDWGATIAWQAAMLRPDRFRGVVALGVPMMGRAPFAPSRLFPQNDQAWFYTHYFSKPGLAESELKRDVAATLRKIYFSASGDVGVRGASTPNPFGLVPRGKQYLDALGDFPSLPDWLGSSDLEAFVRAFNVSSFRGGLNYYRNLDRNWEMQAAFEGLRIEVPALYLVGERDTGLAMPGMREIIDAMPKIVPKLRKSDVVPTAGHWLPQEAPDVVNAALVEFLREL, from the coding sequence ATGAGCGCCTACCGTCAGAACTTTATTGAAGCCAACGGCATCCGACTGCATGTCGCAGAGCAAGGCGAGGGGCCCTTGGTGCTGCTTTGCCACGGGTTTCCTGAGACATCGCATGCTTGGCGACATCAACTCGCAGCACTGGCGCAAGCTGGTTTTCACGCTGTCGCGCCAGACTTGCGCGGATATGGGTTGAGCGACTGCCCTGAAGGTATTGGGCAATACACGACGCTTGACGTTGTCGGCGATCTCGTTGCGCTCGTTGGCGTACTCGGCGAAAGCGAAGGGGTCATCGTCGGAAACGATTGGGGTGCGACTATTGCGTGGCAGGCGGCAATGCTCCGGCCCGACCGATTTCGGGGTGTCGTGGCGCTCGGCGTTCCGATGATGGGCCGCGCGCCATTTGCGCCAAGTCGCCTGTTTCCGCAGAACGACCAAGCGTGGTTTTACACCCATTACTTCTCCAAACCTGGACTCGCCGAAAGCGAGCTTAAGCGAGACGTTGCTGCGACCCTTCGCAAGATCTACTTTTCGGCCTCGGGCGATGTCGGCGTTCGCGGCGCCAGCACTCCGAACCCGTTCGGACTGGTACCCCGGGGCAAGCAATATCTCGATGCCCTCGGTGATTTCCCGTCATTGCCGGATTGGCTTGGCTCCTCCGATCTCGAAGCGTTCGTACGCGCCTTCAATGTCTCTAGCTTTCGAGGCGGCCTGAACTACTACCGGAACCTCGACAGAAACTGGGAAATGCAAGCAGCGTTTGAGGGGCTTCGCATCGAAGTGCCTGCCCTTTACCTTGTCGGCGAAAGAGACACAGGGCTCGCTATGCCTGGCATGCGTGAAATCATCGATGCCATGCCCAAAATCGTACCAAAGCTGCGCAAGTCTGATGTGGTACCGACGGCAGGACACTGGTTACCCCAAGAAGCACCGGACGTCGTCAACGCAGCGTTAGTCGAGTTTCTCCGGGAGCTTTGA
- a CDS encoding SCO family protein has translation MATPRLAGPAARPWLALAAVLAAGIGGLHALTYGLSAWTLDERRDLRIASLDLRMPATAVRNQQGHGVQLFSGNATSTVYIVDFIYTRCNTVCSALGGEFAQLSHQVKADGLSGQLGLVSISLDARDTAGDLKTYAATYRASLPEWEVVTASDSRELNALLRQADVIAIPDGMGGITHNGALDVVSANGVVLATYPMEQFQQAYLFARSVVRQAAR, from the coding sequence ATGGCGACGCCGCGCTTGGCGGGTCCGGCGGCTAGGCCGTGGCTGGCGCTTGCCGCCGTACTGGCGGCGGGCATCGGCGGGCTGCACGCGCTGACCTACGGGTTGTCGGCCTGGACACTGGACGAGCGGCGTGACCTGCGGATCGCGTCGCTGGATCTTCGAATGCCAGCGACTGCAGTGCGGAACCAGCAAGGGCATGGTGTGCAACTGTTTTCCGGAAACGCGACGTCGACGGTGTACATCGTGGATTTCATCTACACACGCTGCAATACCGTATGTAGCGCGCTGGGCGGCGAGTTCGCGCAGTTGTCTCACCAGGTCAAGGCCGATGGCTTGTCAGGTCAACTTGGTCTTGTTTCGATCTCACTCGACGCGCGCGATACGGCTGGCGACTTGAAAACGTACGCAGCAACGTATCGGGCGAGCTTGCCAGAGTGGGAGGTGGTCACCGCAAGCGATTCGCGCGAACTGAACGCGTTGCTACGCCAGGCGGATGTGATAGCGATCCCGGATGGGATGGGCGGCATCACGCATAACGGGGCACTCGACGTGGTTTCCGCGAATGGTGTGGTTTTGGCCACGTATCCAATGGAGCAATTTCAACAGGCGTATTTGTTTGCACGAAGCGTCGTGCGTCAGGCGGCGCGATGA
- a CDS encoding ABC transporter ATP-binding protein, which produces MGELIQFQHVSQFFAVRDSTPTQALNEVSLDVRAGEFVCLIGPSGCGKTTLMHLLAGFVKPTAGAVRFRSELVRGPGPERGAVFQEYALFPWMTARQNVEFGLRALKVDAGERKRRALQALERVHLSHAADRYPNELSGGMRQRIAVARSLVVEPQVLLMDEPFAAVDAMTRASLQNDLLRLWQETGVSVLFVTHNIDEAIFLAQRVVVMAAHPGSVRADIAIELPYPRQRGSLEFAQHYAEIESALAEGYERRAG; this is translated from the coding sequence ATGGGTGAGCTTATTCAGTTCCAGCACGTCTCGCAGTTCTTTGCGGTACGCGATTCCACGCCGACACAGGCGTTGAACGAAGTATCGCTGGACGTTCGCGCCGGAGAGTTCGTTTGCCTGATCGGCCCGTCGGGCTGTGGCAAGACCACGCTGATGCATCTGCTGGCAGGCTTTGTGAAGCCGACCGCTGGTGCGGTGCGCTTTCGCAGTGAGCTAGTGAGGGGGCCGGGCCCTGAGCGCGGCGCCGTGTTCCAGGAGTACGCGCTGTTTCCCTGGATGACCGCGCGCCAGAACGTGGAGTTCGGCTTGCGTGCGTTGAAGGTGGATGCCGGGGAGCGCAAGCGGCGTGCACTGCAGGCGTTGGAGCGGGTACATCTGTCCCATGCGGCGGATCGCTATCCCAATGAACTGTCTGGTGGCATGCGCCAGCGTATTGCCGTGGCGCGCTCTCTGGTCGTGGAGCCTCAGGTGCTGCTGATGGACGAGCCATTTGCCGCAGTGGACGCGATGACGCGGGCGTCGCTGCAGAATGATTTGCTGCGTCTTTGGCAGGAGACCGGCGTGTCGGTGCTGTTCGTTACCCACAACATCGATGAAGCAATCTTCCTCGCGCAGCGAGTGGTGGTCATGGCCGCGCACCCTGGAAGCGTCAGGGCCGATATTGCAATCGAGTTGCCGTACCCGCGCCAGCGCGGTTCGCTGGAGTTCGCGCAGCACTATGCCGAAATCGAGTCGGCGCTGGCGGAAGGTTACGAAAGGCGTGCAGGATGA